One Aegilops tauschii subsp. strangulata cultivar AL8/78 chromosome 7, Aet v6.0, whole genome shotgun sequence genomic window carries:
- the LOC141026625 gene encoding uncharacterized protein codes for MDLGFSGIPYTYDNGQVGNRNVRVRLDRACADEAWKDLFPFTQVDHLASSCSDHCPLLVRLSHVESPKNKATPRYEIMWERHPALASVIADRWGKSKPAGTLGAVRDALKETMVKLRSWSKENFGHVTSKIEKLWGQLAELQLQDADRTLIKQKMYQLDELLYKEEMLWLQ; via the coding sequence ATGGACTTGGGGTTCTCCGGGATCCCGTACACATATGATAATGGTCAAGTGGGCAACAGAAACGTCCGTGTTCGTTTGGATAGAGCTTGTGCAGATGAAGCTTGGAAGGATTTGTTTCCCTTTACTCAGGTTGATCACCTCGCGTCCTCATGCTCGGACCACTGTCCTCTATTGGTGCGGCTATCACATGTGGAATCGCCTAAAAATAAAGCTACGCCCAGATATGAGATCATGTGGGAACGACACCCGGCATTGGCTTCGGTTATAGCGGATCGTTGGGGGAAAAGCAAACCTGCAGGTACCTTAGGTGCTGTCAGGGATGCTCTAAAAGAGACGATGGTGAAGCTGCGTTCTTGGAGTAAGGAGAACTTCGGTCATGTCACGTCTAAAATTGAAAAACTCTGGGGACAGCTAGCGGAGTTGCAACTGCAAGACGCGGACAGAACCTTGATAAAACAGAAGATGTACCAGTTAGATGAACTCCTTTACAAGGAGGAGATGCTCTGGCTACAGTGA